In one window of Henckelia pumila isolate YLH828 chromosome 1, ASM3356847v2, whole genome shotgun sequence DNA:
- the LOC140876509 gene encoding glutamine synthetase leaf isozyme, chloroplastic-like has translation MAQILAPSTQWQMRIAKNTMDASPLSTKMLGSSLVLKQNKKGMAKSLSKFRVFAALPGDNGTINRVEQLLNLDVTPYTDSIIAEYIWIGGSGIDVRSKSRTISKPIKHPSELPKWNYDGSSTGQAPGEDSEVILYPQAIFKDPFRGGNNILVICDTYTPAGEPIPTNKRYKAAQVFSDAKVVAEVPWYGIEQEYTLLQNNVKWPLGWPTGGYPGPQGPYYCGAGADKSFGRDISDAHYKACLYAGINISGTNGEVMPGQWEFQVGPSVGIEAGDHIWCARYLLERITEQAGVVLSLDPKPIEGDWNGAGCHTNYSTKSMREEGGFDVIKKAILNLSLRHKEHISAYGEGNERRLTGKHETASINTFSWGVANRGCSIRVGRDTEKNGKGYLEDRRPASNMDPYVVTALLAETTILWQPTLEAEALAAQKLALKV, from the exons ATGGCACAAATTTTGGCTCCTTCTACTCAATGGCAAATGAGAATTGCAAAGAACACAATGGATGCAAGTCCATTGAGTACAAAAATGTTGGGCTCCTCCCTTGTTTTGAAGCAAAACAAGAAAGGGATGGCTAAAAGCTTATCCAAATTCCGAGTTTTCGCTGCCTTGCCTGGGGATAATGGGACAATTAACCGTGTGGAACAGTTGCTAAACTTGGACGTGACTCCATACACTGATAGCATCATTGCTGAATATATTTG GATTGGAGGATCAGGAATCGATGTTCGTAGCAAATCAAGG ACTATATCGAAGCCGATTAAGCACCCTTCCGAGCTTCCAAAGTGGAACTATGATGGATCTAGTACAGGACAGGCTCCTGGAGAAGATAGTGAAGTCATCTTATA CCCTCAAGCAATCTTCAAGGATCCATTCCGTGGTGGCAATAACATTTTG GTTATATGTGACACATATACCCCAGCAGGCGAGCCCATTCCGACAAACAAGCGCTACAAAGCAGCTCAGGTTTTCAGCGATGCCAAGGTTGTTGCTGAAGTTCCATG GTATGGCATTGAACAAGAGTACACTTTACTACAAAACAATGTGAAATGGCCGTTAGGTTGGCCTACTGGAGGTTACCCTGGTCCTCAG GGCCCTTATTACTGTGGCGCAGGAGCAGATAAGTCATTTGGACGAGACATATCCGATGCCCATTATAAGGCTTGTTTGTATGCTGGAATTAACATTAGTGGTACCAACGGAGAGGTTATGCCTGGGCAG TGGGAATTTCAAGTTGGTCCGAGTGTAGGAATTGAAGCCGGGGATCACATCTGGTGTGCGAGGTACCTTCTTGAG AGAATTACAGAACAGGCTGGAGTTGTTCTCTCACTGGATCCAAAACCAATCGAG GGTGACTGGAATGGTGCAGGATGCCACACAAACTACAG CACCAAAAGTATGAGAGAAGAGGGAGGGTTTGATGTGATCAAGAAGGCGATCTTGAACCTATCGCTTCGCCACAAAGAGCATATCAGTGCTTATGGAGAGGGAAATGAGAGAAGATTGACAGGAAAGCATGAAACTGCCAGTATCAACACTTTTTCATGG GGAGTCGCTAACCGTGGCTGCTCGATTCGCGTGGGGCGTGACACTGAGAAGAATGGCAAAG GTTATTTGGAAGACAGACGCCCAGCATCTAACATGGATCCATACGTCGTGACTGCGTTACTTGCCGAAACTACAATCTTGTGGCAGCCAACGCTTGAAGCTGAAGCGCTTGCTGCTCAGAAACTTGCATTGAAGGTGTAA
- the LOC140874736 gene encoding uncharacterized protein — MDFFKSVFSDPTPSPSVSPTPSSPDYAQTTPTPEPDPPSNPWVFGSTFFSTIASKSETLLDNYYKDIQEFSSGLKKETSVIRQAASRAVKNLPSQLESGAAIAQESLEAVGQAIDNVGSTVSEIIAKDLNLASQGSFFGDEIGGDAGDSGNHGKDSGFSENVKPYSRVDAMVRSLQCSVKTYCEEVEDSDYSEWKMGFRLEERGEEIERLVEENGVIGEIYDELVPKKVDEETFWCRYFYKVQKVIEAEEARARFVKRAIAEEEEELSWDVDDDDDNDNHDSHSHSGRDGYEWKDESNKDVEDYGKKVQNLPHEDEAGVSGSKGENSTGEEGLEERLKSDDKEGSEGKIESDFSVVSSQRFDEDYTGWDEIEASFGSGDESKVTDHGSSSTSNLADLRKRLSAAEQDEELTWDVEDDDDEHIKS, encoded by the coding sequence ATGGATTTCTTCAAATCAGTCTTCTCGGATCCCACGCCCTCCCCTTCTGTCTCTCCCACCCCTTCTTCACCGGATTATGCTCAAACTACGCCTACACCGGAACCCGACCCGCCATCGAACCCGTGGGTATTTGGGTCGACGTTTTTCAGTACCATAGCGTCTAAATCGGAAACCCTTTTGGACAATTACTATAAAGATATCCAAGAATTTAGCTCTGGCTTGAAGAAGGAAACGTCTGTCATACGGCAAGCCGCTAGCCGAGCCGTGAAGAACTTGCCGTCCCAGCTTGAGTCCGGCGCCGCTATTGCTCAGGAGTCACTTGAAGCTGTGGGCCAGGCAATTGACAACGTGGGCTCCACTGTCTCCGAGATTATTGCTAAAGATTTGAATTTAGCTTCTCAAGGTAGTTTCTTCGGTGATGAAATCGGCGGTGATGCTGGGGATAGTGGGAATCACGGGAAAGATTCGGGATTTAGTGAGAATGTTAAGCCGTACAGTAGAGTAGATGCCATGGTTCGTAGTTTACAATGCAGTGTTAAGACATATTGTGAGGAGGTGGAGGACAGTGATTATAGTGAATGGAAAATGGGGTTCAGACTTGAGGAAAGGGGTGAGGAAATCGAGCGATTGGTGGAGGAAAATGGGGTGATCGGGGAAATTTATGATGAGCTTGTGCCCAAGAAAGTTGATGAGGAGACCTTTTGGTGTCGGTATTTTTACAAGGTACAGAAGGTGATTGAAGCCGAGGAGGCCAGAGCAAGGTTTGTGAAACGAGCTATTGCGGAGGAGGAAGAGGAGTTGAGCTGGGatgttgatgatgatgatgacaatGACAATCATGATTCTCATTCCCACAGTGGGAGAGATGGATATGAATGGAAGGATGAGTCGAACAAAGATGTCGAGGATTATGGAAAGAAAGTGCAAAATTTACCGCATGAGGATGAAGCTGGTGTATCCGGGTCCAAAGGTGAAAATTCTACCGGTGAAGAGGGTTTAGAGGAGAGATTGAAATCCGATGACAAAGAGGGCTCAGAAGGGAAAATAGAAAGTGATTTTTCAGTGGTTTCAAGTCAGCGGTTTGATGAGGATTACACTGGGTGGGATGAGATAGAAGCTTCTTTTGGCAGTGGTGATGAAAGCAAGGTCACCGATCATGGGAGCTCTAGTACCAGTAATTTGGCTGATTTGCGAAAACGATTGAGTGCCGCCGAACAAGATGAAGAGCTTACCTGGGATGTGGAGGATGACGACGACGAGCACATCAAGTCGTGA